Within Pelotomaculum schinkii, the genomic segment TGACCCGTCTTGCCGCCGCCAGTTCCCTGGCTATATTCCAATCGAAGCAGCGGCCCGTCCCCCCTGCTGCGCCCGGGACGTAGGTGTCGAGAAGGATAGCCTCAACGTCATAGTCCTTGACCAGATCCAGGGTATTGGTGTTCCGTACCCGGAAGGCCTTAATAATCTTGTATTTAAGAGAACGGCAATACTTCGGCGTCTCTTCCCCGTGCAACTGCAGGGTATCCAGTCCACAGTAAGCCGCTGTTTCTTCGGCCAGGGCAACTGGGGCGTTGACAAAAACCCCCACCCTGGCTATAAAGGGCGGCAGCTGGGTACAGATATCCCGGACTACTTCCCTTGGCACCTGACGTGGTCCCGGTGCAAAGACAAAGCCTAAAGCGTCAGCCCCGGCGTCTACCGCTGCCATTGCTCCAGCCAAATCTTTAATGCCGCATATTTTAATTCTAACCGGGTTAATTGTTTTCATAATCTTGCTCACCTGTATTTTTCCTTAAGCCGGGTCCGGCCAGTTTTAATAAAGCGCGGCCTGGGAAAGGGTTAGCCGACAGGGCTTCACCCACCAGGGCTGCGTGTATGCCCGACTCCAAAAGCCGCAGGATATCGTTATGGTCCTTTATCCCGCTCTCCGACACAACCGTGATATTTTCCCTGTCAATCAACTCCGCCAGCCTGAAGGTATGGGTCAGGTCGGTTTTAAAAATTTTCAAGTCACGGTTATTGATACCAATCATTTCAGCTCCCGCGGCAAGAGCGCGGTCCAGTTCCTCTTCCGTGTGAACTTCCACCAGGCAGGACATGCCCATTCCTTCGGCAAGTGCTTTTAATTGAGCCAGTTCTTCATCCGTAAGGATAGAAGCAATCAGAAGCACTGCATCGGCCCCTAAAATTAAGGATTCATAAATCTGGTAGGGGTCGATGATAAAGTCCTTGCGCAGGAGCGGCAGGTGGACCGCCTCTCGTACCATGGCCAGGTGGGAAGGGTGACCGAGGAAGAATTTTTCCTCGGTCAGTATCGATACCGCGGCTGCGCCGGCTCCCTGGTATTGAACCGCAAGCTCCACAGGATTATAGGATTGACGTAAAATCCCTTTGGATGGTGAGGCTTTTTTGGCCTCAGCGATAATGGCCACCCGGCCAGGCCGGCGCAGTGCGGCGGTAAAATTACGAGCAGGTGGACTATCCGGCAGCCGGGTCTCCAAGAAGGCGAGGGGCATGACCTGTTTGCGTTCAACCAGTTCCTTTTTCTTATGAGCTACAATCTGCTCAAGGATCATTGAACCACCGCCTGGGAAGGCGCACAGCGCCGGGTAAAATCGACCAGTTTCTGGAGTTTACCCAGGGCAGCGCCGCTATCGATGCTGCAGGCAGCCATTTTCAGGGCTTCTGCAATACCACCGGCAGCTCCCCCGGCAACTAACCCCAGGGCGGCATTAATGAGGACTACATCACGACGCGGCCCTTTCTCCCCTTCCAGGATGGACAGGGTAACCATGGCGTTCTCACTTGGTGTCCCCCCCGCCAGGGCGGAAACAGGCGCGTATTTAAAACCAAAGCGTGCCGGGTCCAGGGTGCCCTTACGGACAGAACCTTCTTTAACTTCACAGAGGACGGAAGGACCGGCCAGGGAAACCTCGTCAAGACCTCCTGCCCCGTGCACCACGAAGGCCCGGACCGAGCCGAGCCTGGCCAGCACTCTGGCCAGCGTCTCCGCAAGCGGCGGGTTGTAGACACCCAAAACCTGCGCCCCGGCCCCGGCCGGGTTGGTGAGGGGCCCCAGAATATTAAAGACGGTGCGGATACCGATCTCACGGCGCGGGCCTGCGGCGTATTTCATAGAGTGGTGCAGGGACGGCGCAAACAGAAAGGCTATGCCAACCTCACGCAGGCAGGCCTCCACAGCTTCCCGTGCGAGGTCAACCCTTACCCCAAGTTCCTCCAGTGCGTCAGCGCTGCCACTGCGGCTTGAAACAGACCGGTTTCCATGCTTGGCGACGGGTAAGCCGGCTCCCGCCACCACAAAGGCAGCAGTGGTGGAAATATTGAAGGTCCCTGAACCGTCTCCCCCGGTTCCGCAGGTGTCAACCAGGACCGGGTAGTCCGATTTGACCGGCTCTGCTTTCTGCCTCATCACCCGTGCAAAACCGGTAATTTCCTCCACAGTCTCACCCTTCAGGCTCATCGCCGTCAGCAATGAGGCGATCTGCGCGGAGCTCGTTTCCCCCGCCATAATTTTCTCCATAACTGCGGCAGCCTCTCCTTCTGTAAGGTGCTGACCGCAAACGACCTTTCTAATTGCTTCTTTAATCACTCAGCTTACCTCCTCTCAGCTATGCTAATGGTCGTGGGACGTGGGTATATCCTGCATTCCTATGGGGTCGTAGGAAGCAAAAGAACCGTCCCCCTGCTTCCTGAGCTAAACAAAATCCGTTAATAGGCTAGTGCCAGGAAGTTCTGCAGCAGGCGGTGGCCGTGCTCGCTAAGTATAGATTCCGGGTGGAACTGCACTCCCTCCACCGTACAGCTGCGGTGCCGGAGACCCATCACCTCGCCTTCCATGGTATAAGCTGTTATCTCCAGGCAATCGGGGATGCTTTCCCGCTCGACCAGGAGCGAATGATAGCGGGTGGCGGTAAACGGCTTTGGAATCTGGCGGAAAATTGTCCGGCCGTCGTGGTGAATCGGGGAGGTCTTACCGTGCATCAATCTCTCCGACCGCACTACCCTGCCGCCGAAGCACTGCCCAATGGCCTGGTGCCCGAGACAAACACCCAGGATGGGTACTACGCCTGCAAAGCGCCTGATTACCTCCATGGATACACCCGCCTCGTTTGGAGTGCAGGGACCGGGGGATATTACCAGGTGCTGCGGTTTGAGTTCCTCAATTTCTTCGCAGGTAATCGTGTCATTGCGGTACACCCGGACCTCCTGGCCCAGCTCACCCAGATACTGGACCAGGTTGTAAGTAAATGAATCATAATTGTCAATCATCAGCACCACACTGTCCGACCTCCTCCAGTGTTTTAATCAGCGCCATAGCTTTGTTTTGGGTTTCCCGGTATTCCATTTCGGGGTCGGAATCGGCGACAATCCCGGCTCCGGCCTGAACATAGGCGCAGCCATTATGGATAACTACCGTCCTTATGGCAATGGCCGTATCCAGGTTGCCTGAAAAACCGAAATAGCCGATTGCTCCGGCATATATTCCCCGCGCCTCCGGCTCCAGCTCGGAAATTATTTCCATAGCCCGCACCTTGGGGGCTCCAGTGACCGTGCCGGCGGGGAAACATGCTTTGAGTGCGTCAAAGACATTTAAGCCTGGAGCTATACGGCCCGTGACATGGGATACCAGGTGCATCACATGCGAAAATTTTTCTACTTCCATCAAACGGGACACTCTTACACTGCCTGTTTCAGACACTTTGCCCAGGTCATTGCGGCCCAGGTCTACCAGCATCAGGTGCTCGGCCCTTTCTTTGGCGTCTTCCAGAAGGTCTTTGGCCAGGCGCTGGTCGGCCTCAGGCCCATCCCCGCGCGGACGGGTGCCGGCAATTGGACAGGTCTCCACCGTACCGCCATCCAGCCGTACCAGCATCTCAGGTGAAGACCCGATTATCTTGGCGTCGCCAAAATCCAGATAATACAGGTACGGAGAGGGATTCAGAGACCGCAATCTACGGTAGACTTTAAATGAATCACCATGAAAAGGCATGCTAAGTCTTCGCGACAGTACCACCTGCAGAACATCCCCCGCCTTTATGTACTCTTTGGCCCGCGCCACACCAGCCTTAAACTCTGCAGCTGTAATATTGGACTCGACCGGACCAAAACCGGCGGAAGGTTTGCCAGCCCCATCCTTTGCGGCCAGTCTGCCACAAATTGCCCTGGCCACTTCCGCAATCCGCCGTTCAGCCTCGTCGTAGGCATGATCAGGGCAATTGCCGGGCCGGCTGTTAATAACGATGGTCAAGGACCTGCTGACGTGGTCAAAAATCAACACCGTACCAGCGAAGATAAAGCTGCAGTCCGGCAGATCCGGCGCCCCACAGCGAGGCAAATTGACTCTTTCCATAAAACGGACTGCGTCATAGCTGAGATAACCCACCGCGCCTCCGGAAAAACGGGGCAGTCCGGGCGCCGGGTAAACCCGGTACTTGGAAATAATCCGGGCCAAATTTTCCAGCGGGGAGCCCTGTAAGGCTTCCTGCTGCCCTGCTGCGGTAATAAACGATGTTTCTCCACGGGAGGAAAAGAGTAAAAAAGGGTCACAGCCGATAAAGGAGTGCCGGGCCAGGTTCTCTCCACCTTCGACGCTTTCCAGGAGGTAGGCCGGGCCTTGTGGTGATACTTTTTTGTAGACACTGATAGGTGTGTCCAAATCGGCGTTGATTACTTGACTGACCGGAATCAGATCGTAGCGCTTACTTAATGACAGGTATTCTCCTTTGCCCGGTGAACTCAAGGGCTTTACCTCCTTAAAAGAACACATTACCTCTGCTGACCTGTGTGCTAACAAGCGGCCTATGGTTCGGGACTATAATCGTATGGGTAATTACCCCAAAAAAGCAAAAACCGGCACTCAAACGAGTGCCGGCGGAATTCCAATTCCAGCAACCGAACTCTCATCTCAGCTAAGCTCAAAACTTCTCAACTTTACTCTGCTCTAAACTTACTGCTCTAACTACCTACTTAAACTTAATGCAAATATTAACATGATGGACAAGGGAACGTCAAGCATCATTTTCAACAGACCACCCTGGAAATAACATTCCAGGTTAGCCATAGTCTACCACCATTAAGATTGTACTGCCCTGTGGCCCAAACCGATAGCTACATCATCCATATGCAGGAGGCCAACACCAAAGAATACGGCTACACTGATATGGTCACCCTGCCTGGCTATCCCGATTTTTCCCCCAACGTTAAAACCAATGGACTTTGTCATAATTTGCGTGATAGCTTCGTGGGCAGCCCCGGCAATGGCGCCTTCGTCGGCGTGCACTTCCTTGATCACGCCTTCCCGCTTTGCCGCAACTACAGCGCGCTCAATCATTTTGTTTACCGAAGCAATAAAATCTCCACCATAATCAACGGCGGCCGTCTTAATCCCTTCCATGGCAAAGCGCTGCTTTAATGTCTTTTCTTCTTCCCTGCTCTCGGTTAACGCCATTTCAATTGCCACTCGCGCTACTTTCCTGCTTCCGTAAAGGGCCATAAACGGCATCTCCTCCCGCATACATTAAAATACACTCCTTAAAGGGAGTGTTACAGCCAATATTATTATACCCCTGGCAACATTATACTGGAGGGATTTTTAAAAAGCAACAAGGCTCTATCTGTTCCCCAGCCGCACCCGGGCCAGGCAGGATATACCACCTTCAACACGTAAATGGTCGCCTGCGGATGGAACCAGCACTTCCTTTGACACGTCCAAGACCTCTATATCGAGAGGCCTGCTGTAACGGGAACCATCCACTTCAATCAGGTCACCTTCCTGGACAAAAACTGTAACGTACCGATCACGGAATTCCCCACGGGATTCACCGTTAACCAGTATCCTGGCCAATGGCAGTGTGGAATAATTTTTTAGCTGAAAGGTAACCACAGGTTCCTGCAACAAGCCGGCTGTAAGAGGGGGGTGGGTCCGTTCAAGCGAGGCAACCGGCACAGCGTCCTCCGGCAGGGGATCACCCGCTCTAAGCGACTGTACCAACATTATTATCGCGGCTATAACTACCACCAACCGGATTAGAGCCCGTTCCAGCCTATCCCGGCCCGGCCTGCGCATCCCTGTTTTCATCAATACACCCCCGCCCAATTTTCACCCAGTAAAGTCTATGAACTCACCTGGAAGAAAATACACTGACAGGCGTTTCAACCAGCATAAAAACTTATTTTAAGTTATACTTTTTTTCCAGGCGCAACCTGTATTCTCTCATTTCCTCATGCACTCTGAACAAAAGCCTCTCCAGGTCGGAATGACTGAGATTGATAGACGCAGGATCCAGTATTTCAATTTTTCTAAAATCCTCTCTGGTTATGAACCGGACAATATTCTCCAGGTTATCAGCCTTAATCGTCATTACCAGGGGGGCGTAGGCAGCATATGTATTGGCTATTTCGTCATAAACAGAGTAAACATCAGTGCTTACGTCTATATCGATAATCTGAATACCCTGCAGGGGAATGTTCCGGAAAACAGCAACCTGTTGCTCCCTGACCTCCTCCGCTGCTTTTTCAGAAGGCTTTCCTCCAAAAAGCAGCCGTCCCGGCTTGCCATTTGACTTGAAATCAAGACGGACCTTAAACAGTACGCCATTCCTATCAAGAAGGTTGTTGTCCTCACTTAATGGTTTAGGCAAAAAAAACCCTCCCGTCAAAGGGGATTACCCTGCTAAAGGTAATTCAACCCTAAATTAAAAATTCCTGCGCGCTATTGCCAGATTGTGCCATTCTCTACACAAGGACAAGTACTTCAACAGGTTAATTTACTGCTTGCCTGTGCCAGGCTTCAACCCGGCCAGCGCTTTCAACTGCTTCACTTCCAGCTCACTCAGGTGCCGGTACTCCCCCGGTCGCATTGTCTCCAGGCCGAGGTTTCCAAGCTTGCTCCGTTTTAACCGTAACACCCGGTACCCAATATGATCAAACATGCGCCTGATCTGGCGATTGCGGCCTTCCCGGATGGTCACCTCCACCAGCGCGTTACCGTCATGCTGGCCAACCAGCCTGACTTTGGCGGGCGCGGTCAGGCCGTCCTCCAGGTTGAGTCCTGCGGACATCTGTTCCAACTGTTCCTTGGCAGGAACGCCTTCTACCCGCACCAGGTAGGTCTTCGGGACGAGGTGACTGGGATGAGTCAGCGCGAAAGTAAGTTCTCCATCATTGGTCATCAAGAGCAGGCCTTCACTATCGTAGTCCAGCCTGCCGACGGGATAAACCCTGGCAGTGATTCCTTTAAGCAAGTCGGTTACCTGTTTGCGGCCTTTCTCATCGCTCATGGTTGTGATATACCCGCGAGGCTTGTACATCAAGAGATAATATTTTTGTGACGACAGACGCAGGGTCTCGCCGCCTACCTGGATTTTATCCTTGTCCGGGTCAACCTTGGTACCCGGTTCGGTTACGACCCGGCCATTGATTTTTACCATCCCGGCTGCAATCATAGCCTCGCAGTGCCGCCTGGAGGCAACCCCGGCACGCGCCATCACTTTTTGTATGCGTTCCATATACCACCTGACCGTATTCCATGTATTTTAACGATTGTGCCCCTTTACTTAATTATACCCAATAATATCATTATGGGTAATCTGTGGACTGCATTTCTCCTGGGCATGTGTAAATGAATTCGCAGCCGCATTTTCGGGGATAGTTGCCCATGCCGCCAGCGGCGCCACGGATCATAAAAATATCTTTTAAAGTCTCGCTGTTTTATACTGAAGCCTTTTGCTGCACACTGCGGACAAAACCGACCCTAAGAAAATTTAATCAGAACCAAACTCTGTTGTCAAATAAAAACAATGGGCCGCTTTTTCGAGAAACACTCTCTTATACGTAGAGGTTACGAAAATTGAGACCATCGGGGAGGGAACCAAGTAAACTTTGCCGCAAAAAAATACCGGAGCTGTGAGTCTCCGGATTAAACAGTACTGTAATCAATTTTATATCCTCAAAACAAGGTACTGACGATAAAAACCGAGGCAACCAGGGTGGTAAAGTCCGCTACCAGTCCCAGGAGCACCGAGTAACGATATTTTCTGATACCAACCGATCCAAAATATAATGTGAGGACGTAGAAGGTAGTATCGCAGCTGCCCTGCATGGTGGAGACCAGCCGCCCCAGGAAGCTGTCCGGGCCGTAGGTTTTGACAATATCCGAGGCAATGCCAAGGGCGGCTCCACCGGAGAGAGGACGCATGATCGCGTGGGGCAAGACCTCCGCCGGCAGACCGACAAAGCCAAGCAAGGGCGAGAGAGACGCGACCAGCACTTCCATTGCTCCAGAAGCCCGGAAAATACTGATGGCGACCATCATAGCCACCAGGTAGGGAATGGTTTTAACAGCGGTTGCAAAACCAGCCTCGGCCCCTTCCACAAATGTTTCGTAGACCTTGACCCCACGAAGCACCGCCACCAGGGGAACCACCAGTAGAATAACCGGTATGGCCCAGCGGGACAGCTCCGAAATAAACTCAAACAACACCTTACCTCCTTTTGCCCGAATAAAACAACCTTAGCAGCCGGTCCACCAATATAGCTACCAACATGCTGAAGGCGGTCGCTATGATGGTTGGCCCTACGATATCAGTGGGGTCGCTGGAACCGTATAGCAGGCGGATACCGATAATAGTGGTCGGGATCAGGGTGACACAGGAGGTATTAAGAGCAAGAAAGGTACACATGGAGTCCGAAGCAGTGTCTTTGGAGTGGTTCAGTGTCTGTAGTTCCCGCATGGCAATCAGTCCCATGGGTGTTGCAGCGTTCCCCAGTCCCAGGATATTGGCGCTGAGGTTCATAACAATAGCGCCCATGGCCGGGTGTTCCCTGGGCACACTGGGGAAAAGAAAACGCATTACCGGGCGCACCAGCCACGCCAGCGCGCGTACCAGTCCAGCCTCTTCGGCCAGCTTCATGATACCGAGCCAGAAGGTGATAATAGCAATCAGGCTGATGGATATTTTTACCGCATTATTAGCGCCGTCAAAGGCAGCCTTCGTTACAACCTCGATATTTCCGTTGATCCCGGCCACAACAATGCCGAACACAACCATCGCCAGCCAGACAAAGTTGACCACTTCCACACCCCCACTAAAGCTTGTCCTCTGATACTTTATGAGTCGGAGCGGACAAATAGTACAAATAATGGTAATTTTTACTATCACGGAAATAACGCTAAGGGTGTCTTTAAAAATAATCACATGATCCTGCGATTGAAGCTCCCTGCCAGCCCGGTTTTGCCGACCCGTTCACGGATTTGCGCCATGTCGGTAGTATAGAGTCCCCGCTCCTGCATCCTCTGGAAGTATACTGAACCGGAAAAAGTATATTTCTTGCTCATCCCTTTAGAGGTTTTCATTTCCCTGTGCATAAAGGAAATAATATCGCCGCAGGCCAGTTCGGACGGCAGCACGAGCAGTTCGCGCCCGGCCAGCATCCTTACCGCATTGTGGCCGGCCAGAAAGCCGGTTACGATAGCCTCAGTATGACCAACCAATAGGCCTGTCTTCTCCCCGGCGCAAAACAGGTTTAGCGAGCCTGAAACAGCAAGGCTGTCATCGCATGGCGCCATCGCCATAAAACGGACTGAATTTCCCATCCCGCCTGAATAGGGATCGGCATAGCGGGCATCCTCTAAGCCTTCCAGGGTGCGGAGTATTTCCAGCGGAAAATAAGAGGCCATTAACTTGGCGTGGCCGGTGTCAAGGAACACCAGGTTATCCGCAAACTCAGGCAGGGAGTACTGCTGACAGGCCTTGCGGTCCAGCCTGGCTTTGGCGCGGAGGGTTTCAGGAAGGGGAATGATCAGCACCCCAGTTTGCTCCAGCTTTGCCACCAGGACAGGTGATATGGACTTTTTTTCAAGCTTGCAGGACCCGCTCATGGCCTCAAACTGGGGGAAACCCTCCCCGGCCGTTATTTCGCTAATACCGGCTTTGGCTGTAAGGCTAATACGTGGTCCGAAGGTGGGACAGCGCAGTATGCACATGGCGCAACCAGAACCATACCGGGTGCAGTATTGTGCCGGTCCGGCCGTACCGGTACAGTCAATAAAGACAGCCCCCTCGATGTGATCACCGTCGGCCGTATCAATCCCGGTAATAAAACCATTGTTATTTGTAACACCGGACATCCTTTTCTGCAGCTTTAAGCGAACCCCTGCTGTTCGAAGCGCCATTCTGATCGATGGCTCTATTCTGGTTACGTCGTACAGCATGGCATGGCGATGCCCCGGGAAATCAACGTTCAGATGGGTGGCAGACTGCTCAATGAGCTTAAGGAAATCCCCGGCGCCGAGTTCCCGCATTTCTTCCATAGCCGTGAGGCGGCCGTTGTTGCGCATAATACCGCCTACCAGGCCGGTGCCCAGGAGCATATCAGTTTTTTCAATAATTACCGTTTCAGCTCCGGCCACAGCTGCGGCATAAGCGGCAGAACACCCGGCCCAACCGCCCCCGACAATAACAACAGTCATAAAAAAGCCCTCCCCAAAAAACAGTATATTCAATGGGAGCGCTAAAAGCTTCTGCCTTTACCAGATTAAGGCTGAAAATATAAATGCTGTTATCTATATGCACTTTATTTTTCTCTACAAAAACTTTTTGGATCCCTTTTCACCATTGTAGGAAAAAAGCACCGGCTTGTTGTCCAGGCGTGTTTCCAGGTGAACGGTCTTACCCCACAGGGTATACACGTGAGGGAGGGTCTTTTCCAGGTAGAAAACATCAAGTTCAACCCCCTCAAAGTAGTGCTTGAGGTAGAGCTCACCCTTCTTGTTAAAGTCACCGTCCTGTACCACGATATGTGGAAAACTGCAATTGGTAAGATTGATTACCAGGCCGTCCCTGACCTTTTCCCACTCCTTCTGGCTGATTTTCCAGTCGTAACCCATTTTTTTAAATAAATACAGGTCCAGATCGTCGACCAATTCTTTGGTGAGGTAATTCCGGAGAAAGGAAATATCATTTTCCATTGCCCTCACCTCAAAAATTTTCTGTTTCCCTTCCCCACCCGGACGGCCATATTTTTCCTTTTCTTCCTCCGTAGGGTTTTCCCACCGTTTTTCAATGTCCTCGAAAATTTTTAAGCCCAGTGTGTAAGGGTTGAGGTGGGTGCGGGAGGTCTGTACGATGCCTGAGTGCATCTTGGCTAACTCGATTGTTTCCGCCTCGTCCAGTTCAATTTCCCGCATAATCCTGAGGTGCCAGTAGGACGCCCAACCTTCATTCATTATTTTTGTCTCCATCTGAGGCCAAAAGTAGAGCATTTCCTGACGGATTACCGACATGATATCCCTCTGCCAGTCCTCCAGTTCCTTACTGTTTTGAGTTATGAAAAGCATCAGGTCCTTTTCCGGTTCAGTTGGAAACTTCCTGGGATGATCGCAAGTATCGCATTTAAATGTATCTTTATCATCCAGGGACCAGAGATCGTCGTAAGGCGTTTCAGGCTTTTTATGCCGGCAGTCATGCTTTGAAGCCTCGTCCTTTTTTGAGTTTTTTCTGATCATCCGTCTTGGCTCCACATGTTCCTGAATTGCAATCGCCGCGTCGATAAAAGACTCTACTTTGGCTTTGCCATACTTGAACTCGTATTCCCGGAAGCGGTTGGCGGCCGCAGCCATGGATTCAACCATAGCCGTGGAAGTATTTTTGAAATAAATATTGTTCTTAAAAAAATCACAGTGGGCAATGACGTGCGCCATGATCAACTTGTTCTGGATCAGGCTGTTCCCCTCCAGCAAAAAAGCGTAACAAGGATCGGAATTAATTACCATCTCATAAATACGGCCCAGATTATAATCGTACTGTGTCTTCATTTTGTGGTAGGCCTTGCCGAAGGTCCAGTGAGAAAAGCGGGTGGGCATGCCGTAAGCGCCAAAAGTATAGATAATATCAGCCGGGCAAATTTCAAAAAAAATATCATAAAAATCAAGACCAAATTCCCTGGCCTTTGCCGAAATCTTTTCCATGGCCACTTCCAGGCAGCTCATTTCTTTCTGTGGGTTCAACAGTCATCACTCCTTGGTTTTACAATATGCTAAGAAATCTTTTTATTGCCACTGTCCGGGAAACGGTAGTGATGCAAGGATTATAAAAAAGTCCCCCGTTTAGGGAGACCGAGGCTGATTTGGTCGTGGGTCGTGAGTCGTGGGTCGTGGGTATATGCTGTAATCCTTTGGGGTCATTGTACGAATGTATTCGCACCTCGGGACGCATTAGCTGTTTCATTAGCGTTAGGGTAGGTTCCGTGCAAGAGCTTACTTTTGCTCTTGTGTCTGGCTGAAGAATTTTTTCAGGGCGGGGTAGACCCCACTTTTGTCGCGGATGGTGACGCAGGTAAACTTGGGGTTCTGGATTTTTTTGAACGTGTTGCGCAAAGTACTGGTGTAGTAGTAGGGCCCCTCAATCTCACCGTAGCCCACCATATTGCAGACCTCCAGCAGCGCATTGATGTTTTTGACGCAGTTCTCATTATCTGAGGACAGGTTATCACC encodes:
- a CDS encoding phosphoribosylanthranilate isomerase, yielding MKTINPVRIKICGIKDLAGAMAAVDAGADALGFVFAPGPRQVPREVVRDICTQLPPFIARVGVFVNAPVALAEETAAYCGLDTLQLHGEETPKYCRSLKYKIIKAFRVRNTNTLDLVKDYDVEAILLDTYVPGAAGGTGRCFDWNIARELAAARRVILAGGLRPDNVRMAVETTRPYAVDVSSGVESGGQKDPEKIRLFIQAAKGGVGFEQ
- the trpC gene encoding indole-3-glycerol phosphate synthase TrpC encodes the protein MILEQIVAHKKKELVERKQVMPLAFLETRLPDSPPARNFTAALRRPGRVAIIAEAKKASPSKGILRQSYNPVELAVQYQGAGAAAVSILTEEKFFLGHPSHLAMVREAVHLPLLRKDFIIDPYQIYESLILGADAVLLIASILTDEELAQLKALAEGMGMSCLVEVHTEEELDRALAAGAEMIGINNRDLKIFKTDLTHTFRLAELIDRENITVVSESGIKDHNDILRLLESGIHAALVGEALSANPFPGRALLKLAGPGLRKNTGEQDYENN
- the trpD gene encoding anthranilate phosphoribosyltransferase, whose product is MIKEAIRKVVCGQHLTEGEAAAVMEKIMAGETSSAQIASLLTAMSLKGETVEEITGFARVMRQKAEPVKSDYPVLVDTCGTGGDGSGTFNISTTAAFVVAGAGLPVAKHGNRSVSSRSGSADALEELGVRVDLAREAVEACLREVGIAFLFAPSLHHSMKYAAGPRREIGIRTVFNILGPLTNPAGAGAQVLGVYNPPLAETLARVLARLGSVRAFVVHGAGGLDEVSLAGPSVLCEVKEGSVRKGTLDPARFGFKYAPVSALAGGTPSENAMVTLSILEGEKGPRRDVVLINAALGLVAGGAAGGIAEALKMAACSIDSGAALGKLQKLVDFTRRCAPSQAVVQ
- the pabA gene encoding aminodeoxychorismate/anthranilate synthase component II, whose amino-acid sequence is MVLMIDNYDSFTYNLVQYLGELGQEVRVYRNDTITCEEIEELKPQHLVISPGPCTPNEAGVSMEVIRRFAGVVPILGVCLGHQAIGQCFGGRVVRSERLMHGKTSPIHHDGRTIFRQIPKPFTATRYHSLLVERESIPDCLEITAYTMEGEVMGLRHRSCTVEGVQFHPESILSEHGHRLLQNFLALAY
- the trpE gene encoding anthranilate synthase component I, which produces MSSPGKGEYLSLSKRYDLIPVSQVINADLDTPISVYKKVSPQGPAYLLESVEGGENLARHSFIGCDPFLLFSSRGETSFITAAGQQEALQGSPLENLARIISKYRVYPAPGLPRFSGGAVGYLSYDAVRFMERVNLPRCGAPDLPDCSFIFAGTVLIFDHVSRSLTIVINSRPGNCPDHAYDEAERRIAEVARAICGRLAAKDGAGKPSAGFGPVESNITAAEFKAGVARAKEYIKAGDVLQVVLSRRLSMPFHGDSFKVYRRLRSLNPSPYLYYLDFGDAKIIGSSPEMLVRLDGGTVETCPIAGTRPRGDGPEADQRLAKDLLEDAKERAEHLMLVDLGRNDLGKVSETGSVRVSRLMEVEKFSHVMHLVSHVTGRIAPGLNVFDALKACFPAGTVTGAPKVRAMEIISELEPEARGIYAGAIGYFGFSGNLDTAIAIRTVVIHNGCAYVQAGAGIVADSDPEMEYRETQNKAMALIKTLEEVGQCGADD
- a CDS encoding HutP family protein, which codes for MALYGSRKVARVAIEMALTESREEEKTLKQRFAMEGIKTAAVDYGGDFIASVNKMIERAVVAAKREGVIKEVHADEGAIAGAAHEAITQIMTKSIGFNVGGKIGIARQGDHISVAVFFGVGLLHMDDVAIGLGHRAVQS
- a CDS encoding pseudouridine synthase, with the protein product MERIQKVMARAGVASRRHCEAMIAAGMVKINGRVVTEPGTKVDPDKDKIQVGGETLRLSSQKYYLLMYKPRGYITTMSDEKGRKQVTDLLKGITARVYPVGRLDYDSEGLLLMTNDGELTFALTHPSHLVPKTYLVRVEGVPAKEQLEQMSAGLNLEDGLTAPAKVRLVGQHDGNALVEVTIREGRNRQIRRMFDHIGYRVLRLKRSKLGNLGLETMRPGEYRHLSELEVKQLKALAGLKPGTGKQ
- a CDS encoding spore maturation protein, encoding MFEFISELSRWAIPVILLVVPLVAVLRGVKVYETFVEGAEAGFATAVKTIPYLVAMMVAISIFRASGAMEVLVASLSPLLGFVGLPAEVLPHAIMRPLSGGAALGIASDIVKTYGPDSFLGRLVSTMQGSCDTTFYVLTLYFGSVGIRKYRYSVLLGLVADFTTLVASVFIVSTLF
- a CDS encoding nucleoside recognition domain-containing protein codes for the protein MVNFVWLAMVVFGIVVAGINGNIEVVTKAAFDGANNAVKISISLIAIITFWLGIMKLAEEAGLVRALAWLVRPVMRFLFPSVPREHPAMGAIVMNLSANILGLGNAATPMGLIAMRELQTLNHSKDTASDSMCTFLALNTSCVTLIPTTIIGIRLLYGSSDPTDIVGPTIIATAFSMLVAILVDRLLRLFYSGKRR
- a CDS encoding FAD-dependent oxidoreductase, with translation MTVVIVGGGWAGCSAAYAAAVAGAETVIIEKTDMLLGTGLVGGIMRNNGRLTAMEEMRELGAGDFLKLIEQSATHLNVDFPGHRHAMLYDVTRIEPSIRMALRTAGVRLKLQKRMSGVTNNNGFITGIDTADGDHIEGAVFIDCTGTAGPAQYCTRYGSGCAMCILRCPTFGPRISLTAKAGISEITAGEGFPQFEAMSGSCKLEKKSISPVLVAKLEQTGVLIIPLPETLRAKARLDRKACQQYSLPEFADNLVFLDTGHAKLMASYFPLEILRTLEGLEDARYADPYSGGMGNSVRFMAMAPCDDSLAVSGSLNLFCAGEKTGLLVGHTEAIVTGFLAGHNAVRMLAGRELLVLPSELACGDIISFMHREMKTSKGMSKKYTFSGSVYFQRMQERGLYTTDMAQIRERVGKTGLAGSFNRRIM